The nucleotide window TGTTAAATATATAAAATCAAAAATTAAGGCACACTGAAAATAACTACTTAGTTTTAACTAATAGCTATTAAAATATAAAATTATACGTTTATAATTAAGTTGATATTTTTACACTATATACTGCCTACAAGTTTTTGAAAAAAGAAATACTTTTTACAACATTATTTCTATTAAATACTACTAAAAAAATATTTCATAATAGACTCAATATTATGAACAATAAACAATATAAATGTAACTACTATTGGCGATATAGTCATATTTATTTCCACAACAGGATTTTTCATCTTGTTAACATTATCAATAATAACCAAAATAATTAAATTTATTTAAAAATAAATTTGTAGACAGTGTATAGTGCAAAAATAAACAACAAAATTATTTATTCAATTCACATAAAAGCTAGTGTGCCATAGCTAAGATATATGATCGATTATAATAAATATTAAAATCCTTTAACCATAACACGGAAAAAGTTTAATATTTTAATAATTACTCAAATTCCAAATGGAATTAAAATAATTCAAGCATCACCTAAAAAAGTCATTAATTGTGGTAACACAGCATAAACAGCATCTTTAACTTTCATCATCGCATTACCCAATCCAGTTCAAATAGAATCCATTCCTCCTGAAATAGTAGGAGTATCTGCAGCTAGAAAATTAACAGCTGTTGTTAAATACATACCTAACATTATTCTTTATCCTCCTTATTTTTAATTTCTTTTTTATCTTTTTTCTTTCCTTGAATTTGACGAATTTTTTGATAAATCGATAAACCAATTCAAGCAAGAATTCCTAAAATAATAACAATACTAAATATTCATGTTAACCATACTGGCATAACTTAATTCCTCCTAGAAATTTAGCTTGCGCGGCACGCTTCGCGTGTTCGCTACGCTCAAAATAAACAATATTGAATAAATCACCGCTAATAAATTACGCGGATAATTTATTCATTTTCTTTTACATTATTAGTTACTATCTTATTAACAGTATTAATAACATTATCTTTTCCATACTTAGTTACTAAGGACCGCAAAATAAAATAATGTTTTCTTTCCATTAAAAAAATCAACTCCTTTCAAAGTTGATTTTTTTCTGCTTCATATTACAATTTACATAGAGAGGAACAAAATTAATGAATGTTTTAGCAATTGACTTAGGTGGAACTAGTTCTAAGTGTGCTGTTTTTTCAGAAAAAAAAGTTATTCGTTGTGAATTTAAAGTTACAACAAATAAAGCAGCAATTTTACAAACCATAAAAGAAGAAATTGATCAACAATTAGAAAAACATCAAATTGATTGATCAACAATTAGTCAAATTGGTTTTGCAATTCCTGGTTTCTTAGATGAAAAAAATGGAATTGTTGCTTTAGCTGGCAATTTAAATTGACGTAATTTTAATATTAAAGGAGAAGCTGAGAAAATTTTTCAAAAACCAGTTCATATTATTAATGATGCTAATGCAGCTGCATTAGCAGAATATTGAGATCGTATCTATGATAAAAAAGAATCATTAGTTTTATATACATTAGGAACTGGAATTGGTGGCGGAATTGTTTTAAATGGTCAATTGTGAACAGGTGCAAATGGCTTTGCTGGTGAACTTGGTCATGGTGGTTGTTTTCAAACTTTATTTGCCTGTACTTGTGGATTAGAAAACTGCATTGAACCAGTTTCTTCAGCGACAGGTTTAACAAAATTAATTAACCAAACTGCTGATGAAAATCCGGGTAGTTTATTAAACCAATTAAAAGAAAAAGAAAAACATGATTTAAAATTAGTTGATATTAAACCATTATTTGATAAAAATGATGAATTAACAATTGCAACAATTACTAGAGGATTAATTCCATTAGCATATCATATTGTAACAATGTTATATATTCTAAATCCACAAATAATTATTTTAGCTGGTGGTGTTACTAATTTAGGGGTAAAATTGAAAAATATATTACAAGAGTTAGTAAAAGCACGAATTGGTGATTTTATGTTAAAAACTTTTACAATTGAGATTTCAAATTTACAAGATAAGGCAGGAATGTATGGGACAGGGTATTATGCTCTTTCTAAAATGGATGAAACAAAATAAGAAATGGAGAACATAAAAATGAAAGAAATAAATTTTGAAGAAATATCATTTGGAATTATTACTTATGCTGGTATGGCAAAATCAAATGCATTAATTGCAATTAAGTCTGCAAAAGAAGGAAAAACTACTGATGCTAATAATTTAATTGCAGAAGCAGAACAAAATATTATTGAAGCAGAAAAGCAACATATGACGATTATTCAAGAAGAGGCACAAGGGACTAAACATCAAATTCCCGTGTTATTTATGAATGCCGAAGATCAAATGATGACAGCACAAATGGTTATTGAATTAGCAAAAGAATTTATTGAATTATATGATAAATTACTTGCAAAAAAAGTTTTGGATTAATTGTTATGCGTCTTGGTGTTAGTTTATATCCACATTTGATTGCAGAAAACTATGATTTAGAGACATATTTAACAAAATGTGCAAAAGCTAAAATTAAGGTTATTTTTACTACCTTGATTAATGTTAAAAAAAGTGATCAAAAGTTATTTAATCGCTTTTTACAATTAACAAAAACAGCAAATAAACTAGGAATTGATGTTTATGGTGATGTGAATGGTGCTGTTTATGAGGAATTTGAATTAGATAAAAATAATCGTGAACAAGTTATGGATTTTTTTATGACTGAATTAGGATTAAAAGGAATTCGTTTTGATGAAGGAATTAGTGGTGAAGATGTTGCAAAATTAACACATAATAAAGAAGATATTAAAATAATTTTAAATGCATCAAGTCCAACCCAAGAATTAGCATTTTTATTATCATTAAATGCAAATAAAAATAATTTGGTTGGATGTTGAAATTTTTATCCGCAACGTTATACAGCTAGTTCGTTAATGTATTTTATTGAAAAAAAATCTATTTATAAAAAGTTAGGAATTCCATTACAAGTTTTTGTTGCTTTACAACGAAATGATGCACAAGGACCTTGACAATATAATGATAAATTACCAAGCATTGAAATGCATCGTGATTTAACATTAGATTTTCAAGTTCGTCATTTTGTGGCCTTAGGTGTAGAAGACATTATTGTATCAACGCAGTTTTTAAATGATGATGAGTTTACAACTTTGCAAAACATTAATTTACATTTAATTACATTAAACTTAAAAACAGATAGGGGAGTATCCCCTACTGAAAAGGGGATACTCCTTGATCAAACAATTCATTTTGTTCGCCCAGATTTAGCAGAGTACATGATTCGTAGTACGCTTGCTCGGATTAAATATCAAGATTGTGATTTGCCTGCTCGGCCTTTTAATGGTAAATATTTTGAAAAAGGTGATGTTGTGATTTTAAATAATAAGGCACAAAATTATAAAGGTGAAGTTCAAATTATCACAAAGCGGATTATAAACGATGGTATTCGTAATCTCGTTGGTCAATTAGATGAAAATGAACAAAAAATTGTTGATTGTTTATTACCAAATCGAGAATTTAGATTTAATTTAAGTTAAAAAAGCTGTAGTTAAAACCTATGGCTTTTTTATTTTAAAATAACTTTTATAATCAAGTGTTATGAAATAATGCATTAAGAGGAACAAAAATTGACTATCAAACAGAAAAAAATAATTTAACAGCATTAGGAATTAATAATTTAAATGACTTAAAAACATTCTCGGTAGTTAGTTTGTCTGACCTTGAAATGACAGTTTCTTTGATAATATCTTGTGTTTTTGAATGGATATTAACCCTGGGTTTTTATATTTAAAATTATTTTATAGTTTTGAGATTATAAAAAAAATATGCTCATCTTCTTATATTAATCTAAGATTAAAATTAGGTTCAATATTAGGAGCGGTAAAAAAATCATTAAAGATTAAAAAAGAAAATAAGTTTGAAATATTTATTGAATTATTTTTAAAAATCTAAGTAATTCCAAATTAAATCTTGGTATTATCTTTATAATTATGTTAAAATCTAATAAATTAAGGAGGAAACGTAATTAATGTCATTTACTGTAATAAAACACCCGTTAATTTTGGATAAATTAACAAGAATGCGCAAAAAGGAAAGTAATTCAAAGGTCTTTAAAGAAAATTTAGATGAAATTGCGCAATTAATGGCGTATGAAATATTTCGAAATATTGAATTAAATGAATTTGAAATTGAAACACCAGTAGCAAAAACAAAGGGATATAAAATTGCAAATGATATTGTTTTATTTCCAATTTTAAGAGCAGGATTGGGGATGGTTGATGGAATTATTAATTTAGTCCCAAATGCTAAAATTGGACATATTGGATTATACCGAGATGAAAAAACCTTAGAACCACATGAATATTTTGCCAAAAAACCAGAAAATATTAATAAAGCAAATGTTTTAGTTTTAGATCCAATGTTAGCAACAGGGGGCAGTGCTAATCTTGCAATTCAAAAAGTTAAAGAATGAGGAGCAACTAATATTAAATTAGTATGTTTGGTAGCTGCACCTGAAGGAAAAAAATGCGTTGAAGAACATCATCCAGATGTTGATATTTATGTTGCTGCATTAGACGAACGCTTGGATGAACATGGTTATATTATTCCTGGCCTAGGTGATGCAGGAGACCGTATTTTTGGAACTAAATAAAAAAAATAAATTAAATTGAAAAAACCATTTTAAAGGTGTAGAATATAAACTGTCAATAATAAGTTTAATAATGTTTTTGGGAATACTAATAGTATTGACGATGATATATTTGACATTAAAACGAGATTGAACTTTATACACAGGATTAGTCTTGGGGTATTTGTTTTCTCTTATAGGTTTCTTAATCATTTGTTTTTCTGGATGATTGTTAAGTATAAGTTTAAATAAGTACTTTTTTATCTTATTGTACCTAGTTCGCTTAGTTATTTATGCTATACCTATAGTTATTTATGCTGAGAATACTAGTTTTTTTAGTATCTACACAATAATTGTTGGAATTAGTTTATGCCCATTTTCATCGTTATTTGCAAATGTTAAATTTCCCATTCATCAACGCAGAAAGGAAGGAAAAAATGGCAATGAATAGTAGCTTTGGTCAATTTCTTGCAATGGATTTAATCCCTGATCCAAATAAAAGTGGAATGGATGCATGAAGTTATACAATTTTATTACCGCAATTAATAACGATAGTTATTACTACCTTTATTATTATGCTTTTATCAATTGGTTATTATAAACGCTTAAAAAAACTTGGTCCAACCGATGTTCCAACTGGTTTAGTACTTTTTGCTGAAATTACAATTAAGTGAGTTGAAAAACAAGTTGTTGATTTGATGGGACCAAAATATAAATTTTTAACAGTTTATGTTATGTACTTATTATTGTATATTGGGATTGGAAATTTAATGAGTGTTGTTGGGTTTGAATCACTTGCAACAGCTTATACTGTCCCATTATCAATGGGATTGGTTACTTTTCTTGGAATATATTATTTTGGGATTAAATATCAAAAACTAGTATATTTTAAAAAGTTTTTTATCAATCCGTTAGAATTATTAACCCAATTTGTTCCTTTGATTTCAATTTCATTCCGTTTATTTGGAAATATTTTGGGAGGAACAGTTATTATTACCTTGTTCACAGCTTTAATGAGCTTTATTTGAGGACATATTCCTTATATTGGGCCTGTTGATTTATTAGCTGGTGTATTTTTACCTTTTTTAAGTATTTATTTTGATGTTTTTGATGGTTTAATTCAAGCATATATTTTTGCAATTTTAACAATTGCTTATTGGGCAATGGAAATGAAAACAGAAACGAAAGAAAAAAAAGAAAAGATAATTAAGGTGAAAAAAGAACAAAAAGTTAAAAATGTTAATTTAAATGGCTAAAAAAGGATTAAAATAAAATTATATATTTGTTAAGGAAGAGGAGAATTATAATATGATAAATTTTATGACAATAGATTTGCTATCAAATATGATGACAATATGATTCATGGCTGGAATTAATGATGGATTTACAAAGGGAATGTCATTATTGGGAGCAGGATTAGCTGCCATTGGTTGTTGTGGTTCAGGAATTGGACAAGGGTATACTGGTGGAAAAGCTGTTGAAGCAATTGCTCGAAATCCAGAAGTTGAAAGTAAAGTTCGAACACAATATATTATTGCTGCTGCCATTACTGAATCAGGGTCAATTTATGCATTAGTTATTGCAATTATTTTAGCATTTGTTACTGGTTAATAAAAAGTAAAAATTGGAAAGAAAGAAGGCTTAGATGTCTATGACAATGTGATTAATGTCAAAACCAATTGAACCAGCAGAAATTATTAATCAATTATTTCCTAATTTATGGGTTTTTATTGCTCATGTTATTGCGACAGTTATTTTATTAATTTTGTTATCAAAATGAGTTTATAATCCATTTCGAAAAGCAATGCGTGCTCGTCGCAATAAAATTCGAGAATTAATTCAAGATGCTGCTGAAAAGCAAGCAAAAGCAACAATTGATCAAAAAGAAGCATCAAAATTATTAACAACGGCAAAAGTAGAAGCAAATAGTATTATTGTTGCAGCTCGAACTGAAGCAGAGGCAAAACGTCATCAAGTTTTGGAAACAGCAAAAGCTGAAGTTATGCAGTTAAACGAACAAGCCCATAAAGAAATTCAAAAAGAAAAAGAGCAATATTATGATGATATTCGAAAATCAATTATTAATGTTGCTTTTAATGCAGCTGAGCAATTATTAGGTAAAGAAATTAATAAAGAAAAAAATGAGAAATTAGTAGAAGAGTTCATTAAAGAATTAGAGTAGTAGGATTATGTTAATTAGTGAAAAATTTATTGATAATTATGCTGCTGCTTTAATGGACTTGGCGCTTGAAACCAAAAAAATTGATCATTTCTTAGAAGTTAGCAATATAATCGTGGAATTATTTAAACAGGAACCAGATTATATTAAATTAATGATGAATGCTGACATTCCAAAAGAAGAACGAAAGAATATTTTAGCAAAACCATTTCAAAAAGTTATTGATCCATTAATTTTAAATGCCCTTTTTTTATTAATTGATCGCGAAGCTTTTTGCTATGTTAGAAGAATTTTTAAACGGTTAAGAAAACTAATTAATATTAGTTATGATGTTCAATATGGAAATATTTATTCAACACAACCATTAACAAAAAAACAAATTACAACAATTGAAACAAAATTAAGTAAAAAATTTGGTTATCATATTGAGTTAGTTAACAAAATTGATTCATCTTTATTAGGCGGAGTTCGAATTAAAATTAAGCACGAAATTATTGATGGTTCAATTGCAGGACAATTAGAAACAATGCGACAAAAAGCAATACATAATAAATAGAAGATGGGGTGAAAAAGTGGCTTTAAATGTAAATGAGATTTCCGAAATAATTAAAAAGCAAATTAAAGAATATGGTAAAAAAATTGAAATTCATGAAGAAGGAACTGTTGTTACGGTTGGAGATGGAATTGCTTTAATTGATGGTCTTGACAATGCAATGATGAGTGAATTGCTAATTTTTCCGAATGAAATTTATGGTATGGTATTAAACTTAGAAGAAGGAACTGTTGGAGCCGTTTTAATGGGGGATGATACAACTGTTCGTGAAGGTGATCAAGTTCGCCGATCAGGAAAAATTGTTGAAACTCCAGTTGGTGATGCGTTGTTAGGGCGTGTTGTTAATGCATTAGGGCAACCAATTGATGGGAAAGGACCATTAAAAGCAAAAAAAACACGCCCTGTTGAGCGAATTGCGCCGGGAGTTATGACTAGAAAATCAGTTGATGAACCAATGGAAACAGGAATTATGACAATTGATGCAATGATTCCAATTGGAAAAGGACAACGAGAATTAATTATCGGTGATCGTCAGACAGGAAAAACAGCAATCGGAATTGATACCATCTTAAATCAAAAAGGGAAAAATGTAAAATGTATTTATGTTGCAATTGGGCAAAAAGCATCGACTGTTGCACAAATTGTGGAAAAATTACGTGCTGCTGGTGCATTAGAATATACGACAGTTGTTTCAGCCACAGCAAGTGAATTAGCACCATTACAATACTTAGCACCATATACAGGTGTTACTATTGGTGAAGAATGAATGGAATCTGGTGAAAATGTCATTATTATTTATGATGATCTTTCAAAACATGCTGTTGCTTATCGAACAATGGCACTATTATTACATCGCCCACCTGGCCGTGAAGCATATCCTGGTGATGTTTTCTATTTACATAGTCGTTTATTAGAACGCGCAGCACGAGTAACAAAAGAATATGGAGGCGGAAGTATTACTGCTTTGCCAATTATTGAAACACAAGCGGGTGATATTTCAGCATATATTCCAACTAATGTTATTTCAATTACTGATGGGCAAATTTTCTTAAATAATGATCAGTTTAATGCTGGGATTCGCCCAGCGGTTGATGCGGGATTATCAGTGTCACGGGTAGGTTCAACAGCACAAATTAAAGCAATGAAACAAGTTGCTGGTTCTTTAAAATTAGAATTAGCACAATATCGTGAACTACAAGCCTTTGCTCAATTTGGCTCTGATTTGGATGATGCGACAAAAGAAGTCTTAGAACATGGGAAACGAGTGATTGAAATTTTAAAACAAAAACAATATTCACCCCTTTCACAAATTGACCAAGCAATAATTTTACTAGCAGTTAAGAAAAAAAGAATTCGTTGAATTCCAGTTGGTAAAATTCAAGAATTTAAAGAAGAAATAATTGAACATTTTAATACAAAGGCCAAAAAATATTATACTGAATTAGCAAAAGTGAAAGCCTATAGCGAAACATTAATGACTAATATTGATAATGAAATTATTAGTGTTGTTAAAAAAATTACCAATAAAATTGCTGATTATAAACCAGAAATGTTTGGGCAAATTGAAGAGTGAAACCAATTAGGACAATAAGGTAAAAAGAACCAAATGGCAGTCGGAACAGGTTTAAAAAAACAAATTACTTCAATTACTTCAACATCTAAAATAACACAAGCAATGAAATTGGTAGCAACAGCAAAATTAAAAAAAGTTGGTAAACGAATTTCTAATTCAAAACCATATTTTGCTGAAGTTTATACTGTTTTTAATGACATTATTAGTAAAGCAGATGATTCAATTTATCAAAAAAAAGATGGTACAAAAGTTAGTGAACGTACTTGTTGAATCATTGTTAATTCAAATTTAGGTTTATGCGGTGGTTATAATATTAATATTAATAAGTTAGTGTTACAACAATTAAGAAAAAATGATTGTATTATTGCGATTGGTTCTAAAGCAGAAACATTTTATGCCCATAAAGGCTATGAAATTATGCAGACAAGAAAAGATATTGATATTAATTTTTCTTATGATGATGCTCGTGAGTTTGCACAAGAAATTTTATCTGGTTTTAATGGGAATACTTATGATGAAATTAAAATTGCTTATACAAAATTTATTAATAATGTAACTTTTGACCCAACAATTTTACAATTATTGCCAATCATTAAGGCAACGCAGCATGAAGAACCAAAACACATTAATGTCATTACTGAATTTGAACCAGATCCAACAACAATTTTAGAAAATGCGGTACCAATGTATTTAAATACAATTTTATTTTCATCAATTGTTGAATCACAGGTTTCAGAACAAGCATCACGGCGAGTAGCAATGGAAAATGCAACAGATAATGCAAATGCGATGTTAGAAAAATTATCGTTATTATATAACCGTAAGCGACAAGCAGCAATTACACAGGAAATTACCGAAATTGTTGCCGGAGCTGGCGCACAAGAAAATTAAGAGGTGGTTAAAAAAATGGAGAAAAATGGAAAAGTAGTACAAGTGTTAGGACCTGTTGTTGATGTACGGTTTACCGAAGAGTATTTGCCTGAATTATATAATGCTATTACGGTTAATAATAATGGAACAAAGTTAGTTTTAGAAGTTGTTCAACATATTGGTGATGACACCGTACGGGCAATTGCCCTAGGGCCAACAGAGGGAATGGTTCGGGGGATGGATGTTATTGATACGAAAGCTCCAATTACAGTCCCTGTTGGTGAAGAGGTTTTAGGACGAATGTTTAATGTTCTTGGAGAAGCAATTGATGAAAAACCACAACCAAAAACAAAGTTAATGCGTCCAATTCACCGCGAAGCACCATCATATGAAGAACAACAAACAACAGCGGCGATTTTAGAAACAGGAATTAAAGTTGTTGATTTATTAGTTCCCTTTGCAAAAGGAGGGAAAATTGGTTTGTTTGGTGGTGCTGGAGTTGGAAAAACAGTACTAGTGCAAGAACTAATTAATAATGTGGCAAAAGCACACGGAGGAATTTCTGTTTTTGCTGGTGTCGGTGAACGAACACGAGAAGGTAATGATTTATATTATGAAATGATTGAAGCTGGTGTTATTGATAA belongs to Spiroplasma melliferum and includes:
- a CDS encoding Spiroplasmavirus-related protein, whose translation is MLGMYLTTAVNFLAADTPTISGGMDSIWTGLGNAMMKVKDAVYAVLPQLMTFLGDAWIILIPFGIWVIIKILNFFRVMVKGF
- a CDS encoding glucokinase, with the protein product MNVLAIDLGGTSSKCAVFSEKKVIRCEFKVTTNKAAILQTIKEEIDQQLEKHQIDWSTISQIGFAIPGFLDEKNGIVALAGNLNWRNFNIKGEAEKIFQKPVHIINDANAAALAEYWDRIYDKKESLVLYTLGTGIGGGIVLNGQLWTGANGFAGELGHGGCFQTLFACTCGLENCIEPVSSATGLTKLINQTADENPGSLLNQLKEKEKHDLKLVDIKPLFDKNDELTIATITRGLIPLAYHIVTMLYILNPQIIILAGGVTNLGVKLKNILQELVKARIGDFMLKTFTIEISNLQDKAGMYGTGYYALSKMDETK
- a CDS encoding lichenan-specific PTS system IIA component translates to MKEINFEEISFGIITYAGMAKSNALIAIKSAKEGKTTDANNLIAEAEQNIIEAEKQHMTIIQEEAQGTKHQIPVLFMNAEDQMMTAQMVIELAKEFIELYDKLLAKKVLD
- a CDS encoding outer surface protein encodes the protein MRLGVSLYPHLIAENYDLETYLTKCAKAKIKVIFTTLINVKKSDQKLFNRFLQLTKTANKLGIDVYGDVNGAVYEEFELDKNNREQVMDFFMTELGLKGIRFDEGISGEDVAKLTHNKEDIKIILNASSPTQELAFLLSLNANKNNLVGCWNFYPQRYTASSLMYFIEKKSIYKKLGIPLQVFVALQRNDAQGPWQYNDKLPSIEMHRDLTLDFQVRHFVALGVEDIIVSTQFLNDDEFTTLQNINLHLITLNLKTDRGVSPTEKGILLDQTIHFVRPDLAEYMIRSTLARIKYQDCDLPARPFNGKYFEKGDVVILNNKAQNYKGEVQIITKRIINDGIRNLVGQLDENEQKIVDCLLPNREFRFNLS
- a CDS encoding uracil phosphoribosyltransferase, with the protein product MSFTVIKHPLILDKLTRMRKKESNSKVFKENLDEIAQLMAYEIFRNIELNEFEIETPVAKTKGYKIANDIVLFPILRAGLGMVDGIINLVPNAKIGHIGLYRDEKTLEPHEYFAKKPENINKANVLVLDPMLATGGSANLAIQKVKEWGATNIKLVCLVAAPEGKKCVEEHHPDVDIYVAALDERLDEHGYIIPGLGDAGDRIFGTK
- a CDS encoding F0F1 ATP synthase subunit A, producing MAMNSSFGQFLAMDLIPDPNKSGMDAWSYTILLPQLITIVITTFIIMLLSIGYYKRLKKLGPTDVPTGLVLFAEITIKWVEKQVVDLMGPKYKFLTVYVMYLLLYIGIGNLMSVVGFESLATAYTVPLSMGLVTFLGIYYFGIKYQKLVYFKKFFINPLELLTQFVPLISISFRLFGNILGGTVIITLFTALMSFIWGHIPYIGPVDLLAGVFLPFLSIYFDVFDGLIQAYIFAILTIAYWAMEMKTETKEKKEKIIKVKKEQKVKNVNLNG
- a CDS encoding F0F1 ATP synthase subunit C, encoding MINFMTIDLLSNMMTIWFMAGINDGFTKGMSLLGAGLAAIGCCGSGIGQGYTGGKAVEAIARNPEVESKVRTQYIIAAAITESGSIYALVIAIILAFVTG
- a CDS encoding F0F1 ATP synthase subunit B, with product MSMTMWLMSKPIEPAEIINQLFPNLWVFIAHVIATVILLILLSKWVYNPFRKAMRARRNKIRELIQDAAEKQAKATIDQKEASKLLTTAKVEANSIIVAARTEAEAKRHQVLETAKAEVMQLNEQAHKEIQKEKEQYYDDIRKSIINVAFNAAEQLLGKEINKEKNEKLVEEFIKELE
- a CDS encoding F0F1 ATP synthase subunit delta, whose translation is MLISEKFIDNYAAALMDLALETKKIDHFLEVSNIIVELFKQEPDYIKLMMNADIPKEERKNILAKPFQKVIDPLILNALFLLIDREAFCYVRRIFKRLRKLINISYDVQYGNIYSTQPLTKKQITTIETKLSKKFGYHIELVNKIDSSLLGGVRIKIKHEIIDGSIAGQLETMRQKAIHNK
- a CDS encoding F0F1 ATP synthase subunit alpha, which produces MALNVNEISEIIKKQIKEYGKKIEIHEEGTVVTVGDGIALIDGLDNAMMSELLIFPNEIYGMVLNLEEGTVGAVLMGDDTTVREGDQVRRSGKIVETPVGDALLGRVVNALGQPIDGKGPLKAKKTRPVERIAPGVMTRKSVDEPMETGIMTIDAMIPIGKGQRELIIGDRQTGKTAIGIDTILNQKGKNVKCIYVAIGQKASTVAQIVEKLRAAGALEYTTVVSATASELAPLQYLAPYTGVTIGEEWMESGENVIIIYDDLSKHAVAYRTMALLLHRPPGREAYPGDVFYLHSRLLERAARVTKEYGGGSITALPIIETQAGDISAYIPTNVISITDGQIFLNNDQFNAGIRPAVDAGLSVSRVGSTAQIKAMKQVAGSLKLELAQYRELQAFAQFGSDLDDATKEVLEHGKRVIEILKQKQYSPLSQIDQAIILLAVKKKRIRWIPVGKIQEFKEEIIEHFNTKAKKYYTELAKVKAYSETLMTNIDNEIISVVKKITNKIADYKPEMFGQIEEWNQLGQ
- a CDS encoding F0F1 ATP synthase subunit gamma codes for the protein MAVGTGLKKQITSITSTSKITQAMKLVATAKLKKVGKRISNSKPYFAEVYTVFNDIISKADDSIYQKKDGTKVSERTCWIIVNSNLGLCGGYNININKLVLQQLRKNDCIIAIGSKAETFYAHKGYEIMQTRKDIDINFSYDDAREFAQEILSGFNGNTYDEIKIAYTKFINNVTFDPTILQLLPIIKATQHEEPKHINVITEFEPDPTTILENAVPMYLNTILFSSIVESQVSEQASRRVAMENATDNANAMLEKLSLLYNRKRQAAITQEITEIVAGAGAQEN